A genomic window from Cucumis melo cultivar AY chromosome 8, USDA_Cmelo_AY_1.0, whole genome shotgun sequence includes:
- the LOC103484366 gene encoding gibberellin 2-beta-dioxygenase-like, which yields MVVLSQPTLDLNQYSLLRSTCKPTASFADIPEIDLSDPNAKFHIVKACEEFGFFKLVNHRVPIELMTKLEDESLCFFKLSESEKDKARPPHPLGYGSKNIGSNGDKGWIEYLLINANPLPIFSHDFLCAATEYVTAVKKLSCEVVELIAEGLKMERRNAISKLLNDEKADCCFRVNHYPPCPEMQGLSGRNMIGFGEHTDPQIISILRSNNSTGLQICLRDGAWVSVPPDNGALFVNVGDALQVMTNGRFKSVKHKVVVDPNRERVSMIYFGGPPLSEKITPLPELLEDGEESLYKEFTWWEYKTAAYKSKLADYRLGAFEKSPISS from the exons ATGGTTGTTCTGTCTCAACCGACGTTAGATTTGAACCAATATTCCCTTCTCCGATCAACATGCAAACCCACCGCCTCCTTCGCCGATATTCCCGAAATTGACCTCTCAGATCCCAACGCCAAGTTTCATATTGTCAAAGCTTGCGAAGAATTCGGCTTCTTCAAGCTCGTAAACCACCGTGTTCCCATCGAGCTGATGACGAAACTCGAAGATGAATCGCTCTGTTTTTTCAAACTTTCTGAGTCTGAGAAAGATAAAGCTCGCCCACCTCACCCTTTAGGTTATGGCTCTAAAAATATCGGCTCTAATGGCGATAAGGGTTGGATTGAATATCTCCTCATTAACGCTAATCCTCTCCCCATTTTCTCCCATGACTTCCT TTGTGCAGCGACGGAGTATGTAACGGCGGTGAAGAAACTGAGCTGTGAAGTGGTGGAATTAATAGCAGAAGGATTAAAAATGGAGCGAAGAAACGCCATTAGCAAGCTTCTAAACGACGAGAAAGCTGATTGTTGTTTCAGAGTAAACCACTATCCACCATGTCCAGAAATGCAAGGTTTAAGCGGACGAAACATGATTGGATTCGGTGAACACACGGACCCACAAATCATATCAATTTTAAGATCAAACAACTCAACCGGTTTACAAATCTGCCTTAGAGACGGCGCGTGGGTGTCAGTGCCGCCAGATAACGGAGCGTTGTTTGTGAATGTCGGCGACGCGCTGCAGGTGATGACTAATGGGAGATTCAAAAGCGTGAAGCATAAAGTGGTAGTGGATCCGAACAGAGAGAGAGTTTCAATGATTTACTTTGGAGGGCCGCCATTGAGTGAAAAGATTACGCCGTTGCCGGAACTTTTAGAAGACGGAGAAGAAAGCTTGTACAAGGAATTTACATGGTGGGAATACAAAACGGCGGCGTATAAGAGCAAATTGGCTGATTATAGGCTTGGTGCGTTTGAAAAGAGTCCAATTTCTTCTTAA
- the LOC103484367 gene encoding uncharacterized protein LOC103484367 has translation MSHSSLDSVRDFFQILKNFYQKFNVQTKYGPRAGAAASSFFISGVGLVLLYFFTQIIKKKNSQRVFTRSVSIGALLGGKLAMKRLLQFQKMRANPEKKDKYLKKLDTKIESDLPDFLKLQNIVAKLEMLGQEDKVIEKLKIAAEKAEKSFPLYEYEYQMLLVELYIYKGEFAKAEELPCLNNNDNSDVRRPLFKAIIKVLLNETPEAIKEWEEFRKLRSDYLLPPDVKDSQFYTLLADFDSFERVVKVLREDIFKKPRAKF, from the exons ATGTCACATTCCTCATTAGACTCTGTAAGAGACTTTTTTCAGATACTGAAAAACTTTTATCAAAAATTTAATGTCCAAACCAAATATGGACCAAGAGCTGGTGCCGCAGCGTCGAGTTTCTTCATCTCAGGCGTTGGTCTCGTGTTGCTTTATTTCTTTACTCAGataattaagaagaaaaattcCCAGCGTGTTTTTACAAGGTCAGTATCCATTGGAGCTCTACTTGGTGGCAAATTAGCCATGAAAAGATTGCTTCAATTCCAAAAAATGAGAGCCAACCCagaaaagaaagataaatatcTGAAGAAGTTGGACACAAAGATCGAGTCAGACCTTCCTGATTTCCTGAAGCTCCAG AACATTGTGGCAAAGCTGGAAATGTTAGGACAAGAAGATAAagttattgaaaaattaaaaattgcaGCAGAAAAAGCTGAGAAATCATTTCCACTATATGAATATGAATATCAGATGCTTCTCGTGGAATTATACATTTACAAG GGAGAATTTGCAAAGGCAGAAGAACTTCCATGCTTGAATAACAATGACAATTCAGACGTTCGGCGCCCATTATTTAAG GCTATAATTAAAGTGTTGCTGAATGAGACCCCGGAAGCAATTAAAGAATGGGAAGAGTTTAGAAAACTGAGAAGCGATTACCTGTTACCACCTGACGTTAAAGACTCTCAGTTTTACACTCTCTTGGCCGATTTCGATAGCTTTGAACGAGTGGTCAAGGTGCTTAGAGAAGACATTTTCAAAAAGCCCCgagcaaaattttaa
- the LOC103484369 gene encoding probable hexosyltransferase MUCI70 isoform X1: MGKTGWSTPLLFQSKLLCFSLFYLSSSIFLALYTSLSASKCLFRSSPFDPIQFSLFSYPSSYGEHKYAVPTLRSSCSTPVFFSDYWMVFNEIQAMLSNSSSPSSNLSYLLANSDSFAGNFTAHKRFSFFDYRDYGNATVPVPCGFLKKFPVRDSDRIAMESCNGVVVVSAIFNDHDKIRQPRGLGSKTLDNVCFFMFVDETTVKGLENHKIISGKNSSPDITIGAWRIVRVSSKNLYENPAMNGVIPKYLVHRLFPNSKFSIWVDAKLQLMVDPLLLIHSLIITENADMAISKHPYYIHTMEEAMATARWKKWWDVDSLKKQMETYCENGLKPWSPNKLPYTTDVPDSALILRRHGRGSNLFSCLLFNELEAFNPRDQLAFAFVRDHLTPSIKINMFEGEVFEQVALEYRHNLKKTRYTGPQLDPQISKPKRTKRAGPDLLYVNGSCCSKCLNYLLQMWGE; encoded by the exons ATGGGGAAGACAGGTTGGTCTACTCCTCTGCTTTTCCAATCAAAACTTCTCTGTTTCTCTCTGTTTTACCTTTCCTCCTCCATCTTCCTCGCTCTCTACACTTCCTTATCTGCTTCCAAATGCCTCTTCCGTTCCTCTCCCTTCGATCCCATTCAGTTCTCTCTCTTCTCTTATCCCTCCTCCTATGGCGAACACAAGTACGCCGTTCCCACTCTCCGATCCTCTTGTTCTACCCCTGTTTTCTTCTCAG ATTATTGGATGGTTTTTAACGAGATCCAGGCAATGCTGTCCAATTCCTCTTCCCCATCCTCCAATTTGAGCTACCTCCTTGCTAATTCCGATTCTTTCGCCGGCAATTTCACTGCCCACAAGAGATTTTCCTTCTTCGATTATCGAGATTACGGTAACGCTACCGTTCCGGTTCCTTGTGGGTTTCTCAAGAAATTTCCTGTCAGGGATTCTG ATCGTATTGCCATGGAGAGTTGTAACGGTGTGGTTGTAGTTTCGGCGATTTTTAACGATCATGATAAAATTCGGCAACCGAGAGGCCTTGGATCGAAGACTTTGGATAACGTGTGTTTTTTCATGTTTGTTGATGAAACTACGGTGAAAGGATTGGAGAATCATAAGATAATTTCCGGTAAAAACTCATCGCCGGATATAACAATTGGGGCTTGGAGAATTGTAAGAGTTTCTAGCAAGAATCTGTACGAAAATCCGGCGATGAATGGCGTAATACCAAAATATTTAGTTCATAGACTGTTTCCGAATTCTAAATTTAGTATATGGGTGGATGCAAAGCTTCAGTTAATGGTGGATCCATTGTTGTTGATTCATTCGTTGATTATTACCGAGAATGCTGATATGGCTATTTCTAAACATCCTTATTATATTCACACCATGGAAGAAGCTATGGCCACTGCTAGGTGGAAGAAATGGTGGGATGTTGATTCTTTGAAGAAACAAATGGAAACTTACTGTGAAAATGGGTTGAAACCATGGAGTCCCAATAAGCTTCCCTATACCACAG ATGTGCCTGATAGTGCTTTAATCTTGAGAAGACATGGAAGGGGAAGCAACCTATTCTCATGCCTTTTATTCAACGAATTGGAAGCTTTCAACCCAAGAGATCAGTTGGCTTTTGCATTTGTGAGAGACCATTTGACCCCATCaatcaaaatcaacatgtttGAAGGAGAAGTTTTCGAACAAGTTGCTTTAGAATATAGGCATAATCTCAAAAAGACAAGATATACTGGGCCTCAATTGGACCCCCAAATCTCCAAGCCCAAACGAACCAAACGGGCCGGCCCTGATTTGTTGTATGTCAATGGCAGCTGTTGTAGCAAGTGCCTAAACTATCTTCTCCAGATGTGGGGTGAATGA
- the LOC103484369 gene encoding probable hexosyltransferase MUCI70 isoform X2, which translates to MANTSTPFPLSDPLVLPLFSSQAMLSNSSSPSSNLSYLLANSDSFAGNFTAHKRFSFFDYRDYGNATVPVPCGFLKKFPVRDSDRIAMESCNGVVVVSAIFNDHDKIRQPRGLGSKTLDNVCFFMFVDETTVKGLENHKIISGKNSSPDITIGAWRIVRVSSKNLYENPAMNGVIPKYLVHRLFPNSKFSIWVDAKLQLMVDPLLLIHSLIITENADMAISKHPYYIHTMEEAMATARWKKWWDVDSLKKQMETYCENGLKPWSPNKLPYTTDVPDSALILRRHGRGSNLFSCLLFNELEAFNPRDQLAFAFVRDHLTPSIKINMFEGEVFEQVALEYRHNLKKTRYTGPQLDPQISKPKRTKRAGPDLLYVNGSCCSKCLNYLLQMWGE; encoded by the exons ATGGCGAACACAAGTACGCCGTTCCCACTCTCCGATCCTCTTGTTCTACCCCTGTTTTCTTCTCAG GCAATGCTGTCCAATTCCTCTTCCCCATCCTCCAATTTGAGCTACCTCCTTGCTAATTCCGATTCTTTCGCCGGCAATTTCACTGCCCACAAGAGATTTTCCTTCTTCGATTATCGAGATTACGGTAACGCTACCGTTCCGGTTCCTTGTGGGTTTCTCAAGAAATTTCCTGTCAGGGATTCTG ATCGTATTGCCATGGAGAGTTGTAACGGTGTGGTTGTAGTTTCGGCGATTTTTAACGATCATGATAAAATTCGGCAACCGAGAGGCCTTGGATCGAAGACTTTGGATAACGTGTGTTTTTTCATGTTTGTTGATGAAACTACGGTGAAAGGATTGGAGAATCATAAGATAATTTCCGGTAAAAACTCATCGCCGGATATAACAATTGGGGCTTGGAGAATTGTAAGAGTTTCTAGCAAGAATCTGTACGAAAATCCGGCGATGAATGGCGTAATACCAAAATATTTAGTTCATAGACTGTTTCCGAATTCTAAATTTAGTATATGGGTGGATGCAAAGCTTCAGTTAATGGTGGATCCATTGTTGTTGATTCATTCGTTGATTATTACCGAGAATGCTGATATGGCTATTTCTAAACATCCTTATTATATTCACACCATGGAAGAAGCTATGGCCACTGCTAGGTGGAAGAAATGGTGGGATGTTGATTCTTTGAAGAAACAAATGGAAACTTACTGTGAAAATGGGTTGAAACCATGGAGTCCCAATAAGCTTCCCTATACCACAG ATGTGCCTGATAGTGCTTTAATCTTGAGAAGACATGGAAGGGGAAGCAACCTATTCTCATGCCTTTTATTCAACGAATTGGAAGCTTTCAACCCAAGAGATCAGTTGGCTTTTGCATTTGTGAGAGACCATTTGACCCCATCaatcaaaatcaacatgtttGAAGGAGAAGTTTTCGAACAAGTTGCTTTAGAATATAGGCATAATCTCAAAAAGACAAGATATACTGGGCCTCAATTGGACCCCCAAATCTCCAAGCCCAAACGAACCAAACGGGCCGGCCCTGATTTGTTGTATGTCAATGGCAGCTGTTGTAGCAAGTGCCTAAACTATCTTCTCCAGATGTGGGGTGAATGA
- the LOC103484371 gene encoding uncharacterized protein LOC103484371 has protein sequence MTTQLATRTADAEIYNGDAICKQKSQELLDQFFLPRGLLPLDDILEVGYNRTSGFIWLKQQKKKEHRFPAIGRTVLYDTEVTAFIEERRFRRLTGVKSKEFFFWITVSDIYIDEQNTSKITFGTSTGIAKSFPVSAFLIEEETDRKK, from the coding sequence ATGACGACGCAACTTGCGACTCGCACAGCCGACGCGGAGATCTACAACGGCGACGCTATCTGCAAGCAAAAGTCTCAAGAACTTCTTGATCAATTCTTCCTTCCCCGCGGCCTTCTCCCTTTAGACGACATCCTTGAGGTCGGCTACAATCGAACCTCCGGTTTCATTTGGCTCAAGCAGCAGAAGAAAAAAGAGCACCGGTTCCCCGCCATTGGACGCACTGTCTTGTACGACACTGAGGTTACTGCCTTCATCGAGGAGCGCCGCTTCCGCCGTCTCACTGGAGTTAAGAGCAAGGAGTTTTTCTTTTGGATTACCGTTTCTGATATTTATATTGACGAACAGAACACGAGTAAGATCACCTTCGGTACTTCGACTGGAATTGCCAAGTCCTTCCCGGTCTCTGCGTTTCTGATTGAAGAAGAAACTGATCGGAAGAAGTGA